ATATGCGAGTACAGAAATCAGGACTGTCAGACAGGCAAAATCATTGAAACTAATTATCAGTCAGCCTGTAGGATCTTACAGACCTTCTATCCATACCTATCTTGCAAAGATCCGCCTCGAAGAGGCGAATAAGCCCTCTGCTGTAACCGAAAACGGAGAAACGCTTCGCGGGGGTTGGCGTTATGACGATAAGGAGCATGTTCTTTATGTAGAAAGTACTTTAAATAACAACAGTAATATTGAGTTTAATATCATTTTTTAACCAGTATACTATGTCAAAGATCGCTTTTAAAATGAAGCTGAATGCGGGCTTTAAAGAGGAGTATAAACAACGGCACAGTGAGATATGGCCTGAATTAAGGGATTTGCTGAAAAGAAAGGGTATTAGTGACTATACCATTTTCCTCGATGAGGAGACTAATATCCTGTTTGCGGTTCAGAAACAGGAAGGGGCAACATCCTCCCAGGACTTGTCTGATGATACTGTTGTTAAGAAATGGTGGGCCTATATGGCCGATATAATGGAAACGAACCCTGATAATTCACCTGTAAGCATACCACTTACAGAGGTTTTTCATATGGACTAAGCAAATGGAAGATTCAAAGAAACGCCACGTCGTACTAATGATATTGTTGCTCCAGGGCTTCTTTATATTAAATAATGAAGCCCGCTGCCAGTCGTCGGTATGGCCGCAAGTAAAAAAAGAGATGCACCCCTGGATTCGGTGGTGGTGGATGGCCAACGCTGTTAATGAAAATGATATAGCAACGTCATTGAACACCTATAACCAGGCAGGTATCGGAGGCGTCGAGATTGCACCGATCTACGGAGTGAAAGGTTATGAAAAACACTATATCCCCTACTTGTCTCCTCAATGGATGAACATGCTGGGTTATACTGTCAAAACCGCTTCAGGCCTTAACATGGGTGTCGACCTCACAAATGGTACTGGCTGGCCCTTTGGCGGTCCTCAGATCACGCCGCCATATGCGGCATCTAAACTGATTGTACAAACGTACCAGCTCGCTAAAGGCCAGGCCCTGTCAGAAAAGATCACGGTAAAGGCGCCGAATCAGGAATCTGCAACTTTTCAGTTCCTCACGGCCTATAGCGATAAAGGCGAGGTTTTGCAACTGGGTGATAAAGTAAGTGCAGATGGCACTTTAAACTGGTCGCCAAAATCGGGAACATGGGATTTATATGCTTGCTTCAACGGAAAGACCTGGCAGATGGTAAAACGATCTTCTCCGGGGGGCGAAGGATATTCCCTGAATCATTTCTCTAAAGAGGCGCTTACCAGATACCTCAGTCGTTTCGATCAGGCATTCAGTAACAATCCACCGGGAGTGAGGGCTTTTTATAACGACAGCTATGAAGTGTACGGCGCTGACTGGTCAGAAGACTTCCTCAGCTTGTTTCACGATAGAAGAGGGTATGACCTCCGGCCTTTCATCAGGGAGCTCGTGAGTAAAGACTCTTCTGAGCGTCAGGCAAGGTTGAAATCTGATTACAGGGAAACCATGTCGGAGATGCTTCTTGAAAACTTCACGCAGCCCTGGACAGCCTGGGCACACAAATATAAAGGGATAACCCGTAACCAGGCGCATGGATCACCGGGTAACCTGCTCGATCTCTACGCCGCGGTCGATATCCCCGAATGCGAAACTTTTGGCTCCAGTTATTTCCCTATCCCCCGACTGCGCCGCGACAGTGCAGATATCCGTAATGTAGATCCCGATCCTGTAATGCTGAAATTTGCGTCATCAGCGGCGCATGTCGCCGGTCATAACCTGGCTTCCTGCGAAACATTTACCTGGCTTACCGAACATTTCAAGACCTCTCTTTCGCAGTGTAAGTCCGAGGTAGAACAGGTATTCCTGTCGGGAATCAACCACGTGTTTTTTCATGGCACCACGTATACCCCAAAGGACGCCGCATGGCCGGGCTGGCTTTTTTATGCGTCGGTCGACTTTACTCCGCACAATAGCTTCTGGAATCACCTGCCGGGATTAACTTCCTATATAACCAGGGTGCAGTCGGTATTGCAAACAGGTAAGCCCGATAATGAAATTTTGATTTACTGGCCCGTATACGACGCCTGGAATAATCCAAAAGGAATGGATTTGCCGCTGAAAGTTCACAATATAGACGACTGGCTGCATCCTACGCCTTTTTATAAAAATGTTGTACAGCTGCAGAGAGCCGGGTATTGCCTCGATTTTGTATCCGATAATTTACTGAAGAATGCTTCGTCCGCGGATGGAATGGTGCTCACTTCTGCAACCGGGGCGCCATACAAGGTCCTGGTGATTCCCAAAGCACACATAATGCCGGTATCTACATTGAAAAAAGTCTTTCAGCTCGCGCAAGACGGGGCCTCGGTCATCTTACAAGGGCTCCCTTCCGACGTACCCGGACTGGGCAATCGCGACGAAAGAACCGCACAACTTAAAGATCTGTTAAAAAGCCTCTCCTTTTCTGATGCCGGGAAGGGGGTGAGCATACAAAAAGCCGGCAAGGGCAGGATCATTCTTTCAGATGATGTGCAGCAGGCCCTGGAATATGCAGGTCTGCACCGCGAGAGGCTAACAGATGAAGGCCTCGGCTTTATCCGTCGCCAGGACGGCTCCGATAAGTACTATTACATCGTTAACCACACCTCTAAAACCGTGAACGGAGAGATACCGCTCAATGTTAAAGCAGGCGCTGTATTAATTCTGGATCCTCAGACCGGCGCTTCCGGCGCTGCTGTGTTTTCAAACAAAGAGAATGCAACAAACGTGAAGGTGCAGATGCAGCCTGGAGAAGCCCTGATCATAAAAGCCTTACCGGCTACTACGGGAAATGTTAAAGCATGGCAATATCTTAATGAGGCATTGAATCCTATAGAAGTAAAGGGAAAATGGGATGTTCATTTTACGGATGGAGGCCCCTCGCTTCCCGCCGGCAGGAAGCTGAAACAACCGGAAGCATGGACTTCCTTCCCGGATAGCGCAGCAGCGTTTTTTTCAGGACGGGCAGAATACAGTGTTACATTCAATATGCCAGAGGTACCTGCTGCCTCAGAATTTATACTTGACCTGGGTAAAGTGTACGAAAGCGCGCGGATATGGGTGAATGGCAACGATGCCGGCATCCTCTGGAGTATTCCTTTCAGGCTTCGGATTGGAAAGTATTTAAAGCCGGGCAAAAACTCCATTAAGATAGAGGTTGCCAACTTAATGGCAAACCGGATCCGTTATCTCGATAGAAAAGGGGTAGAGTGGAAGAAGTTTAAGGACATTAACATAGTCGATATTAACTACAAACCCCTGGATGCATCAAACTGGAAAGTACAGCCTTCAGGATTGGAGGGACCGGTGAAAATTATACCCTATAACGAATGACAAAGGTGCTTTATTCTGTAATTTTCGCGCCTCTTTTCTCGGAATTTTATACATTAGTACTGTCCACTGCAAAAGATATCCAATGAAACTGACCAGGTTTTTTGACCATATACATATTGATGAGTATTCTGCAACTCCTAAATATCTGCAGCTCACCAATTCTATTTTAATTGCGATTGAGGCAGGAAAGATCCACAAAAATGACATGCTTCCCTCCATTAACGAATTGAGTTACGAACTGGAAATCTCAAGAGATACAGCGGAGAAGGGTTATAAATACCTAAAAAATATTGGAGTTCTCGGTTCGGTTCCGGGTAAGGGCTATTTTATTACAAGTACCGACTTCCGGCAGACGCTTCGTATCTGCCTTTTTTTCAACAAACTCAGCTCGCATAAGAAGATCATTTATGACGCTTTTGTCACAACGCTGGGAGAGCAGGTTCCTGTAGATTTTTATGTGTATAACAGCGATTATATGCTGTTTAAGAAAATGCTCAGCAATAAGATGGAGGGTTACTCTCATTACGTAATTATTCCCCACTTTATTGAAGGAGAAGAGAAGGCATACGAGATTATTAACGCAATACCTAAAGAAAAGCTGATCATCCTGGATAAGGTGATACCGGGGCTATCAGGCGAATATGCTGCCGTATACGAGAACTTCGAAAGAGATATTTATAATGCACTCGAACAGGCAAAAGATTTATTGAGCAAGTATCAGACGATTAAACTCATTTTTCCTGAAAATAGTTACTATCCGAAAGAAATCAAAAAGGGATATCTGAAGTTTTGCCGTCAGTACGCTTTTAACCATCACTTTGTGAGCGATATTCTTACAGAACCTATAGAGCAGGGTGAAGTATATATCAACTTAATGGAAAGCGATCTGGTCACTCTCATTGAACGCCTCATTCATCAAAATCTGAAAGTTGGAAAGGATGTGGGCGTTATTTCATATAATGAAACACCATTAAAAAAAATCATCCTGGATGGCATTACCACGATATCAACAGATTTTAATGAGATGGGTGCTATTGCTGCTAAAATGATCCTGGAGAATTCAAATAAACATGTCAAGGTACCGTTTTACCTGAATGTCAGGGCATCACTATAGACAACAGCAGATCACGGTATCTTTCGTTTCATCAAAGCAAACATCTTCCCTTTTTCACTTGTAATAAGATGCAATGACAACAAAACACTTATATGAGACAGGGATAATCGGAAATTGCTCTTTCCTCGCTCATGTTCATAAGAATACTAATATCGCATGGCTCTGCTGGCCGCGCTTCGACAGCACTTTTATCTTCGGTTCATTGCTGGATGAAAAAAAAGGAGGGGAGTTTTCGATTCTTCCTTCCGGCGAGTATTCGTCCCATCAGTATTATCTCGAGAATACCAATGTGTTATGTACGGAGATCAGCTGCGAGAACGGTCGCTATCGTATTACAGATTTTGCGCCGCGTTTTCACCAGTATGAGCGTTTTTTTAAGCCTTTGATGCTCATTAGAAAGATTGAGGTACTTGAAGGTTCGCCGCGGATACGCGTAAAATGCGATCCTGTTGGTGACTATGGAAAAGTAAAGTTAAGAGCGCATAGAGGAAGCAATCATATAAATTACCATGGCTGCGATGATAAAATCCGTTTGACGACGAACATT
The window above is part of the Arcticibacter tournemirensis genome. Proteins encoded here:
- the rhaM gene encoding L-rhamnose mutarotase, encoding MSKIAFKMKLNAGFKEEYKQRHSEIWPELRDLLKRKGISDYTIFLDEETNILFAVQKQEGATSSQDLSDDTVVKKWWAYMADIMETNPDNSPVSIPLTEVFHMD
- a CDS encoding glycosyl hydrolase, with product MEDSKKRHVVLMILLLQGFFILNNEARCQSSVWPQVKKEMHPWIRWWWMANAVNENDIATSLNTYNQAGIGGVEIAPIYGVKGYEKHYIPYLSPQWMNMLGYTVKTASGLNMGVDLTNGTGWPFGGPQITPPYAASKLIVQTYQLAKGQALSEKITVKAPNQESATFQFLTAYSDKGEVLQLGDKVSADGTLNWSPKSGTWDLYACFNGKTWQMVKRSSPGGEGYSLNHFSKEALTRYLSRFDQAFSNNPPGVRAFYNDSYEVYGADWSEDFLSLFHDRRGYDLRPFIRELVSKDSSERQARLKSDYRETMSEMLLENFTQPWTAWAHKYKGITRNQAHGSPGNLLDLYAAVDIPECETFGSSYFPIPRLRRDSADIRNVDPDPVMLKFASSAAHVAGHNLASCETFTWLTEHFKTSLSQCKSEVEQVFLSGINHVFFHGTTYTPKDAAWPGWLFYASVDFTPHNSFWNHLPGLTSYITRVQSVLQTGKPDNEILIYWPVYDAWNNPKGMDLPLKVHNIDDWLHPTPFYKNVVQLQRAGYCLDFVSDNLLKNASSADGMVLTSATGAPYKVLVIPKAHIMPVSTLKKVFQLAQDGASVILQGLPSDVPGLGNRDERTAQLKDLLKSLSFSDAGKGVSIQKAGKGRIILSDDVQQALEYAGLHRERLTDEGLGFIRRQDGSDKYYYIVNHTSKTVNGEIPLNVKAGAVLILDPQTGASGAAVFSNKENATNVKVQMQPGEALIIKALPATTGNVKAWQYLNEALNPIEVKGKWDVHFTDGGPSLPAGRKLKQPEAWTSFPDSAAAFFSGRAEYSVTFNMPEVPAASEFILDLGKVYESARIWVNGNDAGILWSIPFRLRIGKYLKPGKNSIKIEVANLMANRIRYLDRKGVEWKKFKDINIVDINYKPLDASNWKVQPSGLEGPVKIIPYNE
- a CDS encoding substrate-binding domain-containing protein, producing MKLTRFFDHIHIDEYSATPKYLQLTNSILIAIEAGKIHKNDMLPSINELSYELEISRDTAEKGYKYLKNIGVLGSVPGKGYFITSTDFRQTLRICLFFNKLSSHKKIIYDAFVTTLGEQVPVDFYVYNSDYMLFKKMLSNKMEGYSHYVIIPHFIEGEEKAYEIINAIPKEKLIILDKVIPGLSGEYAAVYENFERDIYNALEQAKDLLSKYQTIKLIFPENSYYPKEIKKGYLKFCRQYAFNHHFVSDILTEPIEQGEVYINLMESDLVTLIERLIHQNLKVGKDVGVISYNETPLKKIILDGITTISTDFNEMGAIAAKMILENSNKHVKVPFYLNVRASL